GTTTAGATAGTTTGAGGATCCCTTGTAGAGAATCAATTGCTCAATGAACCACcaatttgatcaaaacattAATAAAAGCAAATTTGTTAGACAGTCAAAGCACAGGGTAACAAACCAAGAAATTCAGTTAATTGTTGGAGTTTGGTTGGTTGAGGGTGATTTCCAAGTTGAATTTCCAAAAGCAATGTCCTGATCACATTTCCAAGAGGGTGCCTATGGAGAATATTGCAATTACTGCAAATTATGAAGCAGGAATGCAAAGTTCAGAGACGCAGATCTATAAGAACTTCATGCACCACAAATTTAGAACACTTCACATGTATATTGGGCTTTGCAGTGGCTATGACAAGGCTTGAAATCCTGGTGCATACTGGTCCATCACGTCCATTCAGAATCATACCGTTAAGGTACCGACACTAGTATGCACCTTGTACCAATATTGTACAGAGATACAGTTTTAACCTCCATTTTGTTGTCCTGGCACCGAGAAGTGTGTCATCTGTCAGTACAATACAGTACCGTACCAGTAAGGTATGTACTTTAAACCTCGGCTATATCCAGGAAGAGTGTCAAGCTATCTCAAAATAAGAATGTGGTATAGTTCTGTTCTAGAATATTGAGAGCACATTGACATCAAAGGGTCCAAATGATCTATTTAGATGACCTAGGGGCATAATGGAGGTTGGTCAGCAAATGATCCATTTATGATTAGGCCAAATACAAACTTGTAGTCAAGTACTGTGAAATATATGAATAGCAATTTCTTTTATTTAGCTAGTATTAGGCCAAACCACTATCAAGAGCTTACTGAATCATTTATGCATTCTCCCTGAACTTTAAATTGGGAAGCAATAGTTTGTATTCTGACAACATCAAGCCTTGTCCCAACATTGATATTAGAAAAGGAGCTTGAAGAAAAGGTGTAAATCATTAAAAAACCTCGCATTGGAGGTTTGCATATGCAGATTGCTCTAAATTTTTGTAACAAAAGGTTTACTAGCGGGTATTGTAACTTCACTAAAGGATTTCTAGTAatgtgaaaaagaaaggaacaaGGTGTTTCCAAGTTTAATGCAGAAGCTCAATAGTGAATACAGCATTTTTCATGAGCAAACACAACACATAAAAGGTGGCTTTCACCTAATTTGCCAGAAATTAGAAGATAAAGTTGGCTACCCTTGTAAGGTCCAAGAATCAACTAGCCGTTACTTTTATCAAGTATCTTGGACATCCTCGAGACCAATCTATTACGTGTTCCAAGCTAGCCAATGTTAAATATATATGCTCCAGTATCTGAACAGTGCTGGAGAGTAAAGTTCATTAAAAGTTTACATATCTCCAAGTGTAAAATGGTTCTTAGGTAGGTCTTCTATTGTATCGCCATCGACTATATGCTTTTGGCCCTATTTCACtggattaaaataattttagcaGCCTTGTAAGTGGTTAGCTACTTAGCTCCCACTTAAGTTATGATCAATTATaatttttgtttctattttcCCTTCAACATGTGCATATGCCCGTAAACATTTTATAgtgatattaatattttaatatgcaTACATGTAGTCATAATTTATGAGTCATGTACATAAAACTACATGACCAGTACCATAAAATCCTTGTGTTGTTAAGGATCTAATTGGAAAAATCAACAGAGAATTTTGCCTGCTGTCCTAAATAACATTCAACAGCCAAACCGATAGAGTAAGCCATTCTCATATCATAGTGGATCTAATTATAAACAAAGAACTTGCAAAGGACTTGCATTTAGTTATTCTTCTATTCCATATAGTGACTGCAGATGACTTTTTGGTCACCACACGGGAACATAAAATTTGGCCCTCATACAAAAAATGAAATACAGAATGGTTCTGTGCTCACTATATGGAAACATGAAATTTGGGCCGTATGATAATCATAGAACTATAGAATGACTTATTATTAAATTTCATCTCTATACTTCAGAGTGACTATAAAATGGTTAGGCGATCATTGTacgaaaatatgaaatttgggccTTAACATCAACAATGAACTCCAAAAGGACCTGcactaaattttatttttttttgtttcacatAGTGATCACAGAATGGTTCCCTTATTTCATATATAGACCTTGGAAGGGATCCATGGTCATTACATGGAAATATAAAATTTGGACcactatataattaatattttacaAAGGGATCTGTCAATTTCATTTCCCCATGTTACATATGATGATTATTGAATGGTTATGTTCACTATATGGAAATACAAAAATTTGACCTTACTATAGTTAAAGAAACAAATAGGGACAGGTCATTAAATTTCATTTCCCAGGTCTCATATAGTAACTCCAAAATGATTCTATGATCACCATAGGAAACTTGTGTAATAAATGATAATTTTACAATAGCTCCCCTTCTAAGTATTGTCTTGTGCATCAAAGAATCCATGTGAACCTAAACATGTGACTGTGGAGAAGAATACAGAAGGTCAGTTATTCCTGGTGAGATCATGCTGTTACTTGATAGGCATCACTTATTCCCCGTAAAAGCTGGGTTAAGAAGAAACCAGCGAAAACAATAATACATGCAGATAAAGGTTAAGGTATGCACAAGTTTGGCATGTCTACAAGCACCAGAATTTACAAAGAAGTTTCTGAGTTGTAAGGTGAAAATGTTGGCCTACCTGTCTGTTCCTTGTTGGACCGCACATTtgttgcagccttctttttgcACACATTAAGGGATAAATCACCAGGTCGTTGATGGATACCTACTATCTGACCTTTATATACTTCCGCACCAGGACCAACAAACATTTGGCCCCTTTCTTGTGCACTAAAAAGAGCATATGAAGTGGTAGTTCCATTTTCAAAAGCAACCTGAAATTTAATTTTCACTTGCTCAgatattgatttttttaaaaaagcacATCATCTTTCAGCAATTTAATAATTAATGTACAAAAAGAATGCAACCTATTATCAGATAGTAGTGTTTACCAAGGACCCCTGATCACGTGTGCTGATATCACCAGCCCACGGTCCATAGCTATCAAATATCGTGTTGAGAACTGCTGTGCCCCGAGAAGCAGTTAGGACTGCATTTCTCAGTCCAAGAAGGCCACGTGTGGGAATCTTGTATTTAAGCAATGATGTTCCCTCCGACCTAATGAAAGCAAAGGACTGTAAGGATAACTCCTGAAGGTAGAGAATGGAtaacgaacaaaattttggaaCACAAATCTTAacaaaagattaaaattaatcgAACAGAAGGTAGATTCACATAATAAGTTAAATTTCAGTTTACTTCTTATAAATCTATTGGAATCCACTGGTTTCTAGGATTTATAGAAAAATAAGGTACAACGCCAACATGTAATGTTAAACCCTTTAACAAAATTCGAGTAGAAGTCAAGGAAACAATTCTCTGCATATCAAAATAAACCTCTATGAAGGTCAATCTGAAAACCAAAAGAGAGTTACTAGTTAGTACATTATTGTCTCCTAAGCCATCACATATTTTCCACTAATCATAAACTGATATTGCGCActcaaaaaaaatctataatagatattttcagttcattatttttttaattagatctTACTTTGATTcaacaagcaaatatttttatgaaaaataattaaatcataATTTTTAATTGACTACGAATTTTGTAATAGCAAGAATAATAGAAAATTTTGAAACAAACGTTAgtaattaaaattattaaatacaACACATATAATACAACAtataagagaaataagttgtttGAGCGAATAAATACATGGAACCATTATCAGTAACACAGACAGCAAGGATTTGGAAAATCTACCAAGATGGCATTTTAGAAAAAAACTAGATGAAGGTTGGATACAAACCCAACTCCTTGCATATCAAACATTAGCCCACGCCTTTTTCCTAGAAGTTCCACTACAGGTCCCATGTATACCTCTGGCACCTCCACAGTAGCAATCTGAATACAACACAGAATATGGGTATCACAAATTGTAATGAAGTTTTAATAACTTGTTGGAAGGCACATAGTGCATGTAACTTAGCAAGTTGGATTTTGGCTTTTTTGACCATTCTAAAGGAAAGTTTACCTCAAAAGGTTCCAGCAATTTATCATCTACCCTTTTATTTATGACCTTAGGTGGCCCCACCATAAACTCATATGCCTCTCTTCGCCTGGACAGATTTATGTAGAGCGAGTCATAACATGCGAGCCATAACATGTTCAAAAGGAACTTGTAAATTACACATCTATGCTCTTACATATTTTCAATCAAGATGGTAATATGCAGCGTGCCCCTCCCACTAACAATAAATGTGTCAGATGTTTCACCATCTTCTACTCTCATAGCCAAATTTCTCTCGAGCTCACGGTAGAGCCTATCTCGAAGATTTCGGCTTGTTACATATTTCCCCTGAGAAAAGTGAAACAAAACATCACCAGTTATTTGACAAGTAATGCAAGATACTTGAGAAACAAAATAGCACTTACACTGCAGTTACACCGATGGGAAACACACATGGACATGCCAGAAGGAAATTTTGGTCCAAGGAAACAAAGCAACTCATGAATGCAACTAATGTATGCACAAGAATAACTTCCTTATCCGAACATCAGCCAATCCCACTTGAAAACCGGACATGTAGACAGTAATATACAAATTGCAGCATTCAAAAGTTGCACATGCAATACATGGGCATATGTCTCATGCATGCAGTTATTGACCTGCTCCAGCATGTATGGCTGAGCTAGTGGCGAGAGAAGAAAGCAACAAGTGGGCTGCATGTGCCACCAAAATTTTGATGAAGCGTATAGACTATTAAAGGAAAATGATCATGTAGAGAGATAAGGAATAGGTCAACATGCCACACATGTGACTGATGGTTCAATCAAGTGCAAGGGGATAAGCATGACGGCCTAACTAGCTGCCAATCTTATAAAATGCATAGACTGCAGAGTTCTAGTGAGAAAAAAATGATTGGTCTTTGTTGACAAGTGCAAAATGTTATCATACTTCGAAGGTCAAATGCATCTCGAGACAACATGTCAAAGGAAACAGAGATGATAAGACACATAACATTCACCAACTGGTTAAACAATGTGCTTACAAGGGTTCTAATTATCTGATCAAGTGGTTATTCCTATCACAAGAGTAAACCAACCGAAGGCTGCTTCATCCCAAGTGTTCGCCACAGCCAGTGGCAACATACAAGACCCATAGGCTTattcattcatatatcattattGGACCTCATGGATTTACTGCCTCATCATGACTACTTGAAACCTTTTACTCTTGGGCATAGAGAAATCTGTGTGCTCCTAGCATCATCTGATCAGAATATGCAACAAGCAGGAGCTAGAGCTAGAGATAAAGCACTGTGGAAAAAGAGTAACATTCTGTTAATTGGGCTTCCTGCAATAATGCTCACTCCTTGCTAACTGATAAGGTGACAACAGGAGATAGAAAGGTACTTGGAAAGAAAATGAACTCATATTGGGGCAAGATTTACATCCGTAAGCCTTGTTGTTCAAGAGGCTACAATTACAAAACGGACATCTGTAAGCCTTGTTGATCATCTAGAGCCATCTCTCCAGAAGCTCAAGCAAGACCACAGCATCACCGGAAGCCAGTGAATGCAGCTGAGGGGATTCATTAAAATGGGAAAGATTAAGCAGCAATGTTATCAAGGCTTCCTTTAGTCGCAGGAGGAAGTCACTTTTTTCACCACAAGTCACTTGTAATGTTAGTTGAAACAGGTCAATTTTGGATGAATTCGCAACGCAGATCAGATGGTTCAGTCAATAGACCAGAAATGCAGATATAGATTATACTTGAGAGCTTTATAGGTAGCTTTTCTAGTTATTCACATTCCTATAAAATACTTCGACTTGCCACAATAGGTTAAATTAAAATCTTAACACTCACTTCTACAAATTTGACATATCCAGGACAAATACTTCGCACTTGAATATTGGCATTGACACTTTGTGGATACTTTTTATCCATGTCTTAACCTATGAGCTTCTCTCTTTCAAGAGATATTTACACAATTATTATTCCATCTAACCTCCTCGCCTAGATGCCACACCAGTTATGAACTGGTTTCAACTACAATTCCTAACCCTCATGAACTTTCTAGTGGTACTATTAACTACTGCCAACATTACTGAATGCAATCAATTCAGATAATATTTGTTCAAATATTGTTAATAATTGAACTAGTTTTTAAATGCCATTCCTTAACTTATATAGTATGTCATTTTACGCAAATACTTCTAAAGTTGTTCCTTTTCTTATTAACCTTCAGGATCACTCTTCCAGCTACTGCACCCAAATCTACCCCTGCATCGAGTCTCCATTTTGGGCAAATATAGAACATTTAGTCAACAAGAAGGCATGATACTCATATAAGGAGCATCCAAATCATTACTGACAAAACTGATCATATAACCATGCCAAATATTTTGCATTTGCAAGATATATATAACAACTGTCTTTTATCAACTATTTGTATCTGTGCACGTGTTTTAAATGTTATACTAATTACATTCAAGATTTCCCAGTGAAGAGCCACACCTCTCGACCAACAAAAGGTGAAGTATTGATAGAGAATGACATTCTCACTGTTGGCTCTTCCACTTTAATGGCAGGTAATGCCTTCCCAGAATTTTTATCAGCTATAGTCTCCCCAATCTGCAGATGAAGACAAATAAAACAAAGTACTTCTCATCAAGAAATTTAGTTCCCAGCTTGAAAATTCCATATGTGGCTCTTAAAACAATACTTGCATTTAATTGAAGAAAGGCAAATCTAAAGATGCTAACCATTATGTCACTAATACCGCATACAGCACAGATATCACCAGCCTCCACATTTTCAGCCGGAACTCTGGTGAAGTTTTCGTACACAAAAAGTTCACTAATTTTTGCGAGTCTACATGTTTCATCTGATGTGCATACCTGCAAAAGAAAGTTGTATAAaggaaaattttataaaaattaatacCAAGAACACTTAAAACAATCACCATCAAGTAACTTGCATTTATTCCTACTTCCATATAGCATGTCTTTAAGTGATGCCCTGTAAGTGCTATAGGATTTAACAGAAGTGCTTGATGATAATCACTCAGCTgtatatataagtatccaaagaTTTAATATGAACTTCTATGTTTGGCAACTACCATAGTAATACTACAACAAATGATTATCTCATGCACACTTACTCGAGTGCAAGGGCAAGAAATGGTCTCATGCAAACCATAGTCCATATGTACATCAAAGAAATCACCTTACCTCAAGATCTGCATTAGAAAATTGTTGCTTTAAGTTGTGCTAGACTGAACCTATCTACCAAAACTATTTAGGAACAAACCCAAAAATTCCGTGATTGTAACCTTGTAATAATTTTTAATCACCTATCAAAAAGAAGCCATCTTTCACACTAGAAAGTTCAGAATAGGATATAATAAGATGGAAGAAGAACTATGAAAAAATTTATCCAAATCATGTCTAGTCCAGATATAGCAAGGGGCATtgcttggtgcaatggtaaagGCTTAGGTTGACAAGCATAGTGGCGCAAATTCAAATCCTGGGGTAGCCACTTTGTGCAAAAAAATGACAAAGGTTAGTTCTGTTCCCAGTCCACCCCCCAGAACTCCGGATTGCCTGGATCATAACTAGGTAATGGTCTTTTTTATGTTTAGTCCATATCAAGCCCATATCCATTCCATGTCAAGTAACAAAACAGCTTTTGTACGATAGGCAGATGCATACAAAATGTATCTAAGACATAGAGGGCCATATTCAAGGTGTGTCCATACTGACATATCAAACATTGGCACCACAGTTCCTCTAAGGTGGCAGTCATGCTTTAATTGTAACAAATATCAATTTCACATAACTAATAGATGATTATAGCTTGTCTGGAATATGGTTCTGAATAATCAGATAAAACAATTGAAATATCTTCACCTTCACTTCCACTCCTCGCTGCAACATTCCAGCATGCAATCGTCCAATTGCTATTCTCCCTTTATGCTCATCATATTCAATATTTGTTACCTGTAGTTTGTAGAAGTGAAAAATTAACAAATACTTCTGGATCTATGAGCAGAGACATGAATAGAAAACCAAAATAAAATCCATTCACTAATACTTTCTGTCAAATGACTGTGAATGGTGTTCTTCCAGACCATTACAATTGCAAGCACTCCTAAGCTAATAAAAGATGTCATTTCTCAAGCTTGTCATGAAATGTATAAGCTTAACCATACAAATGACGAATAGCAACAAAGAGATTAAACTATCGATATTGTTTCTTACAGGGTTTTACAAAATGATGTAACTCCTAAAGCAATCTAAGCCAATGACTTATAAACATGGCTACCATCTGaaacaaaaggaacaataagaAGACCAATATATCCCCTTATCATAAGTTTGAACAATTGCAAAAACTTGGTCAAGTTTTTATTCTTTGCTGTATTTAACACTCATATAATCTTTTGCTTGTCAAGCTACCAGACAAGTCatgtaataatgataaaatagATTCAAAAGTCATACATTACAAAAGTGAATTTGACAACAACTAGCGGTCACACCCATCCACCAAACAATGGGAGGTTCCACATTAGAGTTTTGAATCATGTATCCCCTCCCCGAGTAATAGGAAATGGATAACCAAACCATAATGTACGTCTCCCTCCCTTTCcctcgaaaaaaaaagaaacgaagGTTGTATGTTGCACACATCTAAAATGAAACTATATTCAGtttctttataaaaaaaattgaaaacgaAATTCAATCTCAAAAGAAATCCTGATGCTACTGCCTCTTTATTCAAAATTTGGACAACTCCATGCTGGCCTTAGACGGCTAGGTTAAAACCATTTCAAATAAAATCAAGGTAGACAAGAATTTCTGCACCTGTATGAGAGCACTTGTCACTaataataaatttagaaaataataaatacaTCATAGTATTCATGCcagaaatatttttaaaaagaaaatttccaGTATGTGGCATCAACATGGcgcaaaagtaaaacaaaattcTGTCAACTAAAGAAACTCATGAAAATGACTGTTCAGAACAACCAAAATGATGTAACTCCTAAAGGAATCTAAGCCAATGACTCATAAACATGTCTACCATCTAAAACAAAAGGAATAATAAAAAGACCAATATATCCCTTTATCATAAGTTTGAACAATTGCAAAAACTCGGTCAAGTTTTTATTCTTTGCTGTATTTAACGCTCAAATAATCTTTTGCTTGTCAAGCTACCAGACAAGTCatgtaataatgataaaatagATTCAAAAGTCATACATTACAGAAGTGAATTTGGCAACAACTAGTGGTCACACCCATCCACCAAACAATGGGAGGTTCCGCATTAGAGTTTTGAATCATGTATCCCCTCCCCGAGTAATAGGAGATGGATAACCAAACCTCAATGTACGTCTCCCTCCCTTTccctcagaaaaaaaaaaaatgaaacgaaGGTTGTATGTTGCACACATCTAAAATTCAActatagttttttttaaaaaaaaattgaaaacgaAATTCAATCTCAAAAGAAATCCTGATGTTACTGCCTCTTTATTCAAAATTTGGACAACTCAATGCTGGCCTTAGACGGCTAGGTTAAAACCATTTCAAATAAAATCAAGGTAGACAAGAATTTCTGCACCTGTAGTGAGACCACTTGTCACTaataataaatttagaaaataataaatacaCCATAGTATTCATGCCAGAaatattttgaaaagaaaatttccaGTATGTGGCATCAACATGGcgcaaaagtaaaacaaaattcCGTCAACTAAAGAAACTCACGAAAATGACCGTTCAGAACAACCAAAATGCTATTATGCCTGAACAAAAAACAACGAGAATCAAAAGATGATTAAACCCAAGAAAAACATTCAACAAACAAGTTcatgtaaataaataaataacaaccaCTGACAAGCATCTGCAATGCACCGTCTTTATTAATACTGGGCTCTGGTATGCATCTAAGAATAGCCTCAAAAAGAGGTCCAAGATCATCCGCCAGATTGTCTGGAGAAAGTCCTGCCTTCCCTTTGATGCCACTTGCATAAATCACTTGGAAATCACACTGCATGCATCAAGAAAATAGTTAAGATGTCTCGACTATAAAGCAAATActctattatgattttccattttACACTCTAAAAGCTAAAGAAGGCATCAATTGAAGGATAAATTGGCAGCTTTACCTGTTCATCTGTTGCATTTAATTCGATAAAAAGTTCGAATGTGGAATTGATCACAAAATCTGGACGAGCTGAAGGTCTGTCAATCTTAttcacaacaacaacaacagcatGACCATATTCTAAGGCTTTCTTTAGAACAAATCTCGTCTGTGGCATTGGTCCCTCCACAGAATCTACCTACAAAAAGAGCATCACTCCAGATGACAACTGACATAACAAATCAGAAATCAAAGTGCCAAAATGTGGTAAACATTGAAATTAAGCATGCCCGAATTTGATAACCATCAAAAGCATTTTCACGAAGCAATGAAAGCACAATATACTCAATGTGCCAATGCCCTTGCGATGGGGATCATGATGGATTTTGAGTCTCCAAAAAGCGCGCAAAGAAACATCCAAGCCTTTGGATTAACTTGGATGAATTGGCACCATCATGAATATCATCAAGCATTATTGGAGTTTTTGTCAAGTTTTGCATCTTAGTGTCATTTGTTTTTTTatcttatttatattttatccaTGTTTTGTTTAGTACAGTTTTAAAAAGACTGAATGAAAGTGACTAGTTTAGTCAAATGTTTTATTAGAGTCAAGAGGgaattttagaaattaaataaggggcgggttactgttcatggtACTGTAGGGTGGAAGTAATGCTACAGTACCATACCTTGTTAAGGCTTCTTTACTTTAAGGATTTTCATGAGcattgtatgcagaatttttcatcaATGAAATCAaagttctctttcttttttctctacGTGTGAGGCATGGAAACATCCCTCTATCCTTGTTAGTGTCTCTCATAGCAGTCACTCTACACCCAGTCACCCATCAATCAACACCTACTTTGGGCCTTGATATATCTAAAATCTGACCCATGTGAGTCCAATAAGATCTGCAACTTCAGCAGACCTGTCAGCCCTCTTTCTTTTTAGAAAGTCTTGCAGTAAATCAGAAAATCCTAAACCTAGTCCTTGGAGTGCATCAATTCCTACTATAACTGAAAAGGTCTCGGATCTTGGGCTGTTGTACATGATTTACAAGCAGGAAAGGAAAGGACTGGATCTGGATGACAATTGCAGCGTATTCACCTAGGCGAACGAAGATCCATGGCTTTGCATCCTCCAAAGAATTCTGGTAACTTTGGACATTTCTGCTGCAAGATCATATGCTTTATTCATGAAAAGCTATTGTCTGAATCTGATTTCAGCAAGTGGCATTAGGCATCTATATCAAGCATCTTCTTTACATTATAATAGGTTGTAATTTTGAGTCCTAAACCTGATAGTTTCTTAATTTTAATTTCAGATTGCTGTTTAGTGTTGCACAGATATCACACTTTCAGATATTTACATCCATAGAATTTAAGTTTTCATAAGTTTGGGTTAGGGTTTCTTACATTTGTAGCATCAATTATTAGCTTCCTAGGATTGTCCTGCATCACCTTGATATGATGGCTTCATCTGGTATATGCATGGATATAAAGTGATTATTTTAAACTAACAAAGAAAATTCTTTCTGCAGTCAAGATTAACGTATTCCACCCACTATTCAACACCTAGGATGACCATACTCTAATGACAAAGATTGCTGTCATAAATGCTCAACACTGGAAAATGATCTTTTAAGTTGCAAGAGTTTGAATCTAAAAtgaaagttccaagaaaagtttgaaagAATATCCAGTTGTTTCAGTTGCTTTGCTTGTTTATTCTGAAGTCTTGACTACAATAAGTAGCATCCTAAAGTCAAACAAATAATACACAAATTAAGTCAATATTCCATAGCAATGAAGCATCAAAAGACAAGTATAACTGGGATGCTACCGCCCAGTAAACTCTGTcagtttgagaatcatgaaagtCATTCTTTGCATCTAGTACCACTAGAAGAACTCCTTCCACCATGTTGAGGACACGCTCCACTTCCCCGCCAAAGTCAGAATGACCTGGAGTATCGATGATATTTATCTTAGTGCCCTTGTAGGATATTGATGTATTTTTGCTGAGTATCGTAattcccctctctctttccaGATCATTAGAATCCATTATCCTCTCTTGTACAACTTGGTTATCACGAAAAAcctggaaaagaaaaaggagaagatttAGTAGTCAACATTGAAGGAATTTGATGGAGTTGACAGTTCAGGCCAGTCAAGGGTGTGTGCACGCGCGTGAATTTACTAATTAAACACCATGTTGGTTTTGTCACATTTCCTGCACCAATTCTGGAAGGTAATGAAGCATTGTTGTTTGCAATGCCTTTGGGCACCAGCAATTTTTTGGCTATACATGTTCTGAAAAGATCAAATTCTTTGCATATACTATTGAAGGTTAGTTCATTTTATCAATATGATGATAGTTTATTTCTAAATTTACAAATAATGGAACAGATATCATCCTCATAAAGTTAAAGGGAAAGCAGAAAGACCCTTAAACAACAAAATGTATCTTGATGGCCCAATGCAAAAAGTTCAATAAGCATCAAATGACAAAGTTAACTGAAGATGCAACTAGTGGTTGCACACTTTGATGCTACCTTCGCTTGCTTCAACATTGCATCCACCAAAGTTGTTTTCCCATGATCTACATGAGCAACAATCGCTATGTTCCGTACATCTCTTCTTGTCATTAACTTCTTTTTCCCTACTGCaccaacaaatcacataggttACACTTACAAATTGCCCAGTATATAGAACAGAATATCCAAGTTATTGCAAAAAAACATCTTTTCCACACCACTATACATAAATCAAAGCCAACTGGACTCCACTTTTCATTGTGATAAGAACTTATGTAAACGGAAAGGCATTATAGTACAGCATGACAAAACAAATGGTCAAACTGAAACTGAATAAACAAACAAAGTCGTGTGATCTTCATGCTAGAAATCTCAGGGTGACAATATTTCTCAGCTTTGTAAAGGACAAGCATGCAAGCTTAGTGCTTGAGATACATCCTttgaggaacaattgaagagaaAAATTCAAGTATACAAGTACATGAATCATGATAAATTCATTGATGTAAGTTCTGGGAATAGAGttccagaagaaaaaaaatgtagcaACATGGCAGGACAAATTCGTATTCTGGAGGGGGTGACCACGATAGAGTGATATACAGAGTTTAGCATCTAATCTTATTCCTATTTAACTTGGTTTTGCT
The sequence above is drawn from the Phoenix dactylifera cultivar Barhee BC4 unplaced genomic scaffold, palm_55x_up_171113_PBpolish2nd_filt_p 000007F, whole genome shotgun sequence genome and encodes:
- the LOC103704562 gene encoding putative elongation factor TypA-like SVR3, chloroplastic, with product MEMTVGFRSPLSFLPQNNPNFSPREAPPSLRLAKEIFGGSPCLGLAIKGSKNPAIRLRSSRRTATRCSVSSTTEITSVGKKKLMTRRDVRNIAIVAHVDHGKTTLVDAMLKQAKVFRDNQVVQERIMDSNDLERERGITILSKNTSISYKGTKINIIDTPGHSDFGGEVERVLNMVEGVLLVVDSVEGPMPQTRFVLKKALEYGHAVVVVVNKIDRPSARPDFVINSTFELFIELNATDEQCDFQVIYASGIKGKAGLSPDNLADDLGPLFEAILRCIPEPSINKDGALQMLVTNIEYDEHKGRIAIGRLHAGMLQRGVEVKVCTSDETCRLAKISELFVYENFTRVPAENVEAGDICAVCGISDIMIGETIADKNSGKALPAIKVEEPTVRMSFSINTSPFVGREGKYVTSRNLRDRLYRELERNLAMRVEDGETSDTFIVSGRGTLHITILIENMRREAYEFMVGPPKVINKRVDDKLLEPFEIATVEVPEVYMGPVVELLGKRRGLMFDMQGVGSEGTSLLKYKIPTRGLLGLRNAVLTASRGTAVLNTIFDSYGPWAGDISTRDQGSLVAFENGTTTSYALFSAQERGQMFVGPGAEVYKGQIVGIHQRPGDLSLNVCKKKAATNVRSNKEQTVVLDTPLSYSLDDCIEYIQEDELVEVTPSSIRMCKNAKFAKRK